The Juglans microcarpa x Juglans regia isolate MS1-56 chromosome 8D, Jm3101_v1.0, whole genome shotgun sequence genomic sequence TTTCTGTGATGAAAAATTCCACGCAAGCCATAAATGCAACAAGCCAAGAATTTATTTGTTAGAAGGAAAGGAgtgggaggaagaagaagaagagaaagaggaaatAGATCCTGAGGAAGGTTCTCTAgctataataatgaataatgaaGAAGAAGTGAGAAAATTATTGGGAATATCTTTACATGCCATAGCTGGATCTTTAGCCCCTAATATTATGAGGATATTAGCTGAGATTAATCATCAAAAGGTGCTGGTTTTAATTGATATAGGGAGTACTCATAGTTTGATTTCTGAGATGGAACAACTTCAGGAGTAGTGGGAGAGTTTCAAGTTGAATGAGGAAGAAGGGGTGGCTATTGTCATTGAGGGGGAGGGAATACCAGAGGTCCTACGCAAGGGTGATCAAAGTTTGATAAGCAAGATATGGTCGGATCGACAGATTGAGAAGAACACAGTTTAAACTATTATGGCTAAGGTTTGGAGGCTCAATGAACCTACTACTTTTACAAAAATGGGGAGGAACACTTTAATTATCACTTTTGCTAACCATGCAGATAAGAATCGTGTGGAGAGTGGCAGGCCATGGCTCTTCGATGGTCCCATGTTCGTGATGAATGCATTTGATGGTTACACCCCTCTTAGCAAGATCACCTTCAATGCAGCATTATGGGTCCAGTTCCATAACCTGCCTTTGGTAGGGATGTCAAGGGAGTGTGGGTCGAAACGGGGGAGTTCATTAGGTGTGGTGGAGGAGGTGGAGGCAAATACGGATGATGTGGGGTGGGGGATATTCCTTTGAGTAAAAAtctttttggatttgaaaaaaccTCTGGCTAGAGGTCGCACAATCACGTTGCAAGGGGTGAAAACCTGGGTATCAATCAAGTATCAGAAGCTGTCGTGTTTCTGTTTGCAGTGTAGAAGAATTATTCATGAGGAAGTAGGTTGCCAAATAACAGATGCTATGGAGGTTGACAACAAACAGTTTGGAAGCTGGCTTCGTGCGGACTCAGGTGGACGTAAAGTTTGTGTTTCTTCTCAGACAGAAAAAACTCGATGGGGAAGAGTAACTCAGCGGGGACAGGAAAGCATGCGGTGGTAGAGGGTGGAGATCACGTTGCACAAAATTCAAATGTTGCGTGCAAGACTTCTTGACTTTCTAGGAATGGGAAGCGGGATTTTAGGCAATGCTGAGCGAGAAGATGTAACACTCGGGCTCTAAGCCCAGGTTTAGTTGAAGCCCAGCCCAGAAGACCCCTAGACGAGACGAAGTCGTTTAGGtgagtcttcttcttccctttgtgtttttcttttctcttctcttcccaATCGGTTTTCCATTCCAATTCACTCCCGATTTCTTCTCTCTGATGTTTCCAACTTCTCCCCCACGTTCCTGCAATTATTTTCAGTTTCTCATTTGAAGATTTCCCCCACCACTCCTGAATCACTTCGATTTTTCTCCCTCTTACCCATATACCGGTTCATCCTCACTCGATTTTCTCCCTCTTACCTGTATACTGGTTCAACCTTGCGAGAGTTGtgtttcttttcctctctctgtGTGTCCTCATGAACTCGTCGCCACTGACTGGCTCCACGACGCCGGCTTGTGGGTCTCTAGATCCTGGTATTTGCTGCCGAGCCTTGCATCAGAAGTGCTAGCCATGGTAAAATCTCTTCTCCCACCATCCGATTTcagtctcatttttttatcttaccCTCTGTTTAATTTTTGTGCACATCTCCTCTCCGTTTGAACTCGTCCTGTACACTTTCAGACCACTCAATTTTTCCCCTTTGTGTAGAAATACTTTTCTCTTTCACTAGAGATTGCTGTGAACTTTGGGGCGTAGACTTCAGTGGGTTGCATCCATTCGAAGTGGTTCGAAGTTTTGTGACTCTTTTAGGTAAGCTTTTGGTAGTATTTGGATATTATGGTTGGATTATGAAATGTGGTAAAGTGTTACTGATATGATTGTGGTGTTTATCAGAATGGCACTACTGCAGTAAACTTTGGGCAATTTATTACCTATGtaaatttatgttgttttggTGTTTTATCTGTTGGATTGTGGTTGCTTATGGAGGAAGTCCTGAAGTTGAGGAGTATGATTGTTTTGGATGGTTTTGTGAAACTGTTTTGGGCTAGTAATTGGGACTGTTTAGTGTaatttttggattatttttcGGTTGTTCGAGTTGGGTTAAGTGGCTGTTGGGTGGAAATTATTTGGTGGTGCTAAAGTGAAAATATTGACGGTTTGAAGTGGGCTGTTCGGATTTACCTTATGAAGAATTTTAGATTAAAGGGGTcgatttaagtttttattaattgaaCTTAGTGGTATACCTATTTGGATTATTAATTATGTGGTATACATTTATTGTTTTAGGTTGTGATATTGTTAAAGGACAAATCCTAGGCATATCTTGTACacagaagtcaggtaagcgaggttcatatactagttttgcataaaagaaatgagatgaggttGTCTTTAAAATaagcatgtttatttttgaaaagaaatctaaaaacgacctcagatgtttattctgcatatgcgtaaattctatataagagaaagtattttctgtcatgattagTGTATGCATGAGCcaattttatacattttgtttttgaactatgcaaaagagtgaatttgaaatactaaaagttttttattatgaataaatgaaaatattttgattttgtttatttcgaacatgtggaATGATCTGAAGATattcagtactttgttttgatatgatgtgtcatctgaaaaccttggcatgaagttctgattctttatatgaatgtgatctgattctgatgatgttccgttctgtttctgttaaggcccagccacgggtataatggtggtttataaccctaccacgggggtgtaACATGGAATACGGcctagccacgggtataatggtgatttataaccctaccacgggggtgaaacttGGTAtgtggcccagccacgggtgtAATGGTGGTTTAttaccctaccacgagggttaaacatggtatttgtcccgatgtgatgctatgagataatataaatataatgtttcagtttggatatgccaatggattttcttttggGAATGAGTCTGTCTTTCTAGAAATTTTTGCTCTGATGTTTTGCACCAAGTTTTGATTTATGCATTTCGAAagtaaaatatgttgtttctacgttctgaaagaaaatgttttgttctgcatatcaatgttataaatgctcatatttacatgctagtatatgatctctgcttgctgagttgttgataactcacctcttactcttcataatattttcaaatgacattgatggttcagctgagaatcagtattagagtctgtGGGCAAGATTAGCTGTGAATAGTTTTGGGTATCTTGCAATATTAGTACTACGGttggatgttatttatttattaagttgatttcaatggatttagacagTTTATGAGGACTTAtgtcaattattttattttattctagcttcttatttgagacatgaagaaaagttgatattttatttgggttgtgatattgaggatttgatatatgtgtatgtatggtttattaaattgaagtatttacgttgttttgaagatttggaatgatatattcttggttttggaaatatattagcattgttgaagttgattttcaggttatatgagttaactctccagaccctcATGGTCGGGGCATTACAGTCGGTATCAGAGACAAgcttgaattctgcatactacagaccttggaggtttagatatctgtgggttcGTAGGATGTAAAAATTTCCATATAGGAACTTGAGCACTATAGGGATGATCACGTTGATATTTAAGTTCGAGCTTCTAAAAACcttatgattgattttgatggaatttgaggttttagatttggcAGATGTTAGGAATTGAATTCGTAactttgaggttttagattctaATGATATATGTGAGTATTAAGTGATGTCAGGCTTAAATagttatttgatatatatatatatatatgtatttgttttaatatgcaatttttattattttattgattttttttatttacttagtATTTTCgcctttaattattttagaacGTTTTACCAAATTTAAGCTTTCAGGATGGCGGCTCGTCGTCTAGTTCGAAGCCTTGAAGATTTGAACGAAAACAACAATGATGGGGGTTGCACGTTTGAATAATTTAATCAAACGCATCCTCCCATCTTTGATGGAAGAGGCGATACGAACGCAGCAAAGGATTGGATAcaagacattgaagaaatattcagTGTTTTGGAGTGTACCGATCAACAAAAGGTTCAATTCCCAGCTTTTAAACTAACTGGAGAAGCAAGGAGATGGTGGAATTCTGAAAAAGTCATCAGGGAAGCTTAAGGGACTAGAGTAATTGTTTGGGctcaattcaagcaaaatttcTTTGATTGATTTTTCCCTAAGGCGGATAGGGAAGCTAGAGCTCGAGAGTTCACCAACTTGGTGCAAGGGACTATGAGTGTGTGCCAGTATGCTGCAAGGTTTGCGGAATTATCACGCTTTGCCTCATACCTGATTCctgatgaggaaaagaagacCAGAAAGTTTGAGGAAGGTTTGAACTACAGGATTTATAAATGAGTGATGGTCCTAcagattcaaaatttttcagaATTGGTGCACAAGGCGATGTTAGTCGAGCAGAATCTCAACAGGAGTGCTGAATTGCaagaacagagaaagagagctGCTCCACAAGGATTCTCTAATTTAGATCAAAGGCCacggaagaagagaaatgagggaaGCAGTTCAAGTCAGAGACAGATGTAGGGAAATCATACCACTAACCTCTGTAAGTTCTGTAACCGCATACACGTTGGGGAGTGCAAAAAGGAAGTGGGATCATGTTTTAAATTCAATAAGGATGGGCACTTCATTAGAGAATGTCCATTGCTTGCAGAGAACAATAGAAGGCCCAACCAACCTCAAAACTCTAGGCCAAATAACCAAGGCAACAATCAGCAGAGGACTGTACCGGCACGAGTGTTTGCTTTAACACCGGGAGAAGCTGAGGATAAGAATGATGTCATCACAGGTATAATCTTTCTGACTTTCCTTTTAAGTTTTCTTATGTTAAGAATTAAGGATTACTTATCTTGTTATCTCTATGGATTATATGACGTAAACCCAGGAATTATCCCCCTGTTTCTCAATAAGGCTACTGTTTTATTTGACTCGGGGGCTACCCACTCCATTATTTCAATGGATTATGTTAAGTTCTGCCCCGTTGATGCTGATGAGATGCATTACAATTTGAGGGTCTCACCCTCAGCAAATGATATAGTGACTTGCAACAAGATTATACTTAAGTGCCCAATAACTATTAGCGGGAAGGAAATATCAGCTAACCTGATAGTCTTTCCTATGACtgggtttgatgtaattttgggaatggattggttagctTCCAGTTATGCCAATAttgattgatttaaaaaataggtGGTGTTCAAATTTCCAGAGGGAGAGGAACTTAGATTTATGGGTTCCAGAGTGCGTACCCTTCCATCTGTTATTTCTGCTTTTCAGGTTGACAAGTTATTACGTAATGGGTGTCAAGGGTTCTTGGCTTTCGTGGTGGATGAAACAAGGGAAGAGTTGGAGTTAGAAGAGATTCCTATTGTGAGAGAATATCCTGAGGTTTTTCCTGAAGATTTGTCTGGATTGCCACCCAAGCAGGAGAtagagtttgctattgagttAGCCCCAGGCACGACACCTTTTTCCAAAGCCCCTTATCAAATGGCACCATCAGAGTTAGCCGAGCTCAAAGAACAGTTGCAAGACTTATTAGACAAAGGTTTCATCAGGCCCAGTgtgtcaccttggggagctccagtcttgtttgtgaagaagaaggatgggacaacgagaatgtgtatagactatAGGGAACTAAACcgagtgaccataaagaataaatatccgtTATCCCGCATTGATGATTTATTTAATCAGTTGCAAGGTGCTCAAGTATTCTCCAAGATTGATCTCAGATCGGgttaccatcaattgaagatcaagACGGAGGATGTGCATAAGACCACTTTCAGGACCAAGTACGGCCATAGGAAttcttggtcatgccttttggcctaagcaacgccccagcagtatttatggacttgatgaatcaAGTATTTCATGAATTCTTGGATAAATTTGTAGTGGTGTTTATTGACGACATATTAATCTACTCCAAGAGCAAAGCTGAACATGAAGACCATCTGAGACAAGTACTGGGGACACTCAggaataagaaattatttgctaagttgaagaagtgtaAGTTTTGTCTTGAGTCTATtgcatttttgggacatgtagtCTCAAAAGAAGGTATTTCAGTAGACCCCGGGAAAATTGAAGCAATAGTTAATTGGACCCAACCAACCAATGTGCATGAagttaggagtttcttgggtttggctgGATATTACCGTCGGTTTATaaacaatttctcaaaaatagagGTTTCTCTTACCGCCCTTACTAGGAAGAACAATAAGTATGAATGGACTAAAAATGTGAGGAAAGcttccaagaattgaagaagTGATTGGTGACAGCTCCAATTTTGACAGTCCCTAGCGAAAGAGGAGGATTTGTGGTTTACAATGACGCTTCACGATTGGGTTTGGGGTGTGTATTAATGTAGCATGGGAAAGTAATAGCATATGCATCTCGACAATTGAAGACATATGAGCAAAACTACCCCActcatgatttggagttggccgCTGTTGTCTTTGCACTTAAAATCTGGAGGTATTATTTATATGCTGAAAGGTGCGAAATCTACCCGGATCagaagagtttgaaatattttttcactCAGAAGGAACTGAATatgagacagaggagatggctTGAACTAGTCAAAGATTATGACTGCAATATTAACTATCATcaaggcaaagctaatgttgtagttGATGCACTTAGCAGGAAGCCAATGGGACCAGCAGTTGCTACTCTTACCTCTCAGCCCCATTTAATAATGGATTTAGAGAGGGCTGCTATTGAGGTTGTTACTGGTGACTAGTAGGATTTGGTAGCCAGTTTAACAGTTCAACCAACTTTGATAGACAGGATTAAGCTTGCTCAAAAAGAAGATTCTGAGGCAGTGTGATTAAtagaagaagtagaaaaaggaaataaatctaAGTTCAGTATTTCTGAAGATGGAGTGTTAAGGTTCGGAAATAGGTTTTGTGTGCTggaaaatgatgaaataaaaaggCTTATCCTCGAAGAAGTGGATCGCTCCCCTTACACAGTTCACCCGGgtagtacaaaaatgtatcGGGATTTGAATGGATCTTTTGGTGGGATGGCATGAAGAGGGAGATTGCCAAATTTGTGGCACAATGTCTGACCTGCCAACAGGTGAAAGTAGAACATCAGAGACCAACAGGGTTATTGTAACCACTTCAGATTtcagaatggaaatgggagcatatttctatggattttgttacaGGATTACCATGAATACTGATTGGACAGGATGCAATATGGGTGATAGTGGATCGTTTGACGAAGATAGCTCACTTTGTGCCTat encodes the following:
- the LOC121242168 gene encoding uncharacterized protein LOC121242168, translating into MGRNTLIITFANHADKNRVESGRPWLFDGPMFVMNAFDGYTPLSKITFNAALWVQFHNLPLVGMSRECGSKRGSSLGVVEEVECRRIIHEEVGCQITDAMEVDNKQFGSWLRADSGGRKADREARAREFTNLVQGTMSVCQYAARFAELSRFASYLIPDEEKKTRKFEEELVHKAMLVEQNLNRSAELQEQRKRAAPQGFSNLDQRPRKKRNEGSSSKNNRRPNQPQNSRPNNQGNNQQRTVPARVFALTPGEAEDKNDVITGIIPLFLNKATVLFDSGATHSIISMDYVKFCPVDADEMHYNLRVSPSANDIVTCNKIILKCPITISGKEISANLIVFPMTGFDVDKLLRNGCQGFLAFVVDETREELELEEIPIVREYPEVFPEDLSGLPPKQEIEFAIELAPGTTPFSKAPYQMAPSELAELKEQLQDLLDKVVFIDDILIYSKSKAEHEDHLRQVLGTLRNKKLFAKLKKFSKEGISVDPGKIEAIVNWTQPTNVHEVRSFLGLAGYYRRFINNFSKIEVSLTALTRKNNKYEWTKNHGKVIAYASRQLKTYEQNYPTHDLELAAVVFALKIWRYYLYAERCEIYPDQKSLKYFFTQKELNMRQRRWLELVKDYDCNINYHQGKANVVVDALSRKPMGPAVATLTSQPHLIMDLERAAIEVVTGD